The following proteins are encoded in a genomic region of Burkholderia stabilis:
- a CDS encoding energy transducer TonB, translated as MFASGGGPARPGRPRQFGGKQRNPVRRFGGIAAVLLLHVLLVYALLNGLATKVVQVIQHPIETRIIEPVKPPPPPPPLPVVKLPPPKATLPPPPFVPPAEVPVQAPPQATITHQAAPVPSAPAVQAPVVAPPAPAAKPVSHEVGVVCPNSEQMRASMQYPKEAQENNITGDVTIEFVVDADGNITNVRVAQSADPVLDRAAYNTVKRFRCVAQGQPVRVQVPFSFNLN; from the coding sequence GTGTTCGCGTCCGGCGGCGGGCCGGCGAGGCCCGGACGCCCGCGGCAGTTCGGCGGGAAACAGCGGAACCCGGTGCGCCGGTTCGGTGGCATCGCGGCCGTGTTGCTGCTGCATGTGTTGTTGGTCTATGCGCTCCTCAATGGCCTCGCGACCAAGGTCGTGCAGGTTATTCAGCATCCGATCGAAACCCGCATCATCGAGCCGGTGAAGCCGCCGCCGCCTCCGCCGCCTTTGCCGGTGGTCAAGCTGCCGCCGCCGAAGGCGACGCTGCCGCCGCCACCGTTCGTACCGCCTGCGGAGGTGCCGGTCCAGGCGCCTCCCCAGGCGACGATCACGCATCAGGCCGCACCCGTGCCGTCCGCGCCGGCCGTGCAGGCGCCGGTCGTCGCGCCGCCGGCGCCGGCGGCGAAGCCGGTCAGCCACGAGGTGGGGGTGGTCTGCCCGAATTCCGAGCAGATGCGAGCATCGATGCAGTATCCGAAGGAAGCGCAGGAAAACAACATCACCGGCGACGTCACGATCGAATTCGTCGTCGATGCCGACGGCAACATCACCAACGTGCGCGTGGCGCAGTCGGCCGATCCGGTCCTCGATCGCGCTGCCTACAACACGGTCAAGCGATTCAGGTGCGTGGCGCAAGGGCAGCCGGTGCGCGTCCAGGTTCCGTTCTCGTTCAACCTGAACTGA
- a CDS encoding MFS transporter yields the protein MKITPARARLFTLRHLRSDLLPWAIALAVGIDYFDNTIFSFFTSYIAGGINASPDELVWSSTAYATASVLGIVQQQWLIERLGFRRYLSGCLLMFAAGSLAASLSESSLSLAMARGFQGYFIGPMLGTCRIMLQTGFTPQDRAPATRIFLIMILLASALAPMAGGYLVACFDWRALFLCSTVGGAALSAFAFVVVPHIGRRPVERRSAAHLWPYLVFAIALGALQIVAQQLRFEVFSTTPLMPLATVAGLTVIGWFAWHQWHDPRPLVRLNALREGPFRQGIVLYAFYYFISNGIGFLVSRLLESGLGYPVENAGRIVGFTSLAAIPMAIAYFKYSRFIKRKWLIVPGFIMAATIGIWMLNLPPDASMGWLLPPLMLRGFLLMFIALPTASAAFQIFSNDEFTHGYRFKNVVKQMAYSLSTATFIIVDQHRTAVHHTRLVEFASPYNPVFQSALETMTHAFEAQGLGEGAARGLSLGQLAGMAAHQASFLSVLDGFEMIVGLALAGGVIALVQRQIR from the coding sequence ATGAAAATCACGCCCGCCCGCGCCCGCCTGTTCACGCTCAGACATTTACGCAGCGATCTGCTGCCGTGGGCGATCGCGCTGGCGGTCGGTATCGACTACTTCGACAACACGATCTTTTCGTTCTTCACGAGCTATATCGCGGGCGGCATCAATGCATCGCCGGACGAGCTGGTGTGGTCGTCGACGGCCTATGCGACCGCTTCCGTGCTCGGCATCGTGCAACAGCAGTGGCTGATCGAGCGTCTCGGCTTCCGGCGCTACCTGAGCGGCTGCCTGCTGATGTTCGCGGCGGGATCGCTGGCCGCGTCTCTCAGTGAATCGTCGCTTTCGCTCGCGATGGCGCGCGGTTTTCAGGGCTATTTCATCGGACCGATGCTCGGCACCTGCCGCATCATGCTGCAAACCGGCTTCACGCCGCAGGATCGCGCGCCGGCCACGCGCATCTTCCTGATCATGATCCTGCTCGCAAGCGCGCTCGCGCCGATGGCGGGCGGTTATCTCGTTGCGTGCTTCGACTGGCGCGCGCTGTTCCTGTGCTCGACGGTGGGCGGGGCCGCGCTATCGGCGTTTGCATTCGTCGTGGTGCCGCACATCGGCAGGCGCCCGGTCGAGCGGCGCAGCGCAGCTCACCTGTGGCCCTATCTGGTGTTCGCCATTGCCCTCGGAGCGTTGCAGATCGTCGCGCAGCAACTGCGCTTCGAAGTGTTCAGCACGACGCCCCTGATGCCGCTGGCCACCGTTGCGGGGCTGACCGTGATCGGCTGGTTCGCCTGGCATCAGTGGCATGATCCACGCCCGCTGGTGCGTCTGAATGCGCTGCGCGAGGGGCCTTTCCGGCAAGGGATCGTGCTCTATGCGTTCTATTACTTCATCAGCAATGGGATCGGCTTTCTGGTATCTCGACTACTGGAAAGCGGGCTGGGCTACCCGGTGGAAAATGCCGGGCGCATCGTCGGGTTCACTTCGCTCGCGGCAATTCCGATGGCGATCGCGTATTTCAAGTACTCACGTTTCATCAAGCGCAAATGGCTGATCGTCCCGGGCTTCATCATGGCGGCCACGATCGGCATCTGGATGCTCAACCTGCCGCCCGACGCCAGCATGGGCTGGCTGCTGCCGCCGCTGATGTTGCGCGGCTTCCTGCTGATGTTCATCGCGCTGCCGACGGCGAGCGCCGCGTTTCAGATCTTCTCGAACGACGAATTCACGCACGGCTACCGCTTCAAGAATGTCGTCAAGCAGATGGCCTACTCGCTGTCCACCGCGACGTTCATCATCGTGGATCAGCATCGCACGGCCGTGCATCACACACGTCTCGTCGAATTCGCGAGCCCGTATAACCCGGTGTTCCAGAGCGCGCTTGAAACGATGACGCACGCGTTCGAGGCGCAAGGTCTGGGCGAAGGCGCGGCACGCGGCCTGTCGCTGGGTCAACTGGCGGGTATGGCCGCCCACCAGGCCAGTTTCCTGAGCGTGCTGGACGGCTTCGAGATGATCGTGGGGCTCGCGCTCGCAGGCGGTGTGATCGCACTGGTGCAGCGGCAGATCAGGTAA
- a CDS encoding ExbD/TolR family protein codes for MGMNVSSGGGEPDVMVDINTTPLIDVMLVLLIMLIITIPIQMHSVRMDLPVGNPPPPATPPEAVQIDIAADGATTWNGARVLDRTTLEQKLARVAAEPVQAEIRLRPDKLAPYRAVAGVLTSAQRVGATRIGLIGNEQYMP; via the coding sequence ATGGGCATGAACGTATCTTCGGGCGGCGGCGAGCCGGACGTGATGGTCGACATCAATACCACGCCGCTGATCGACGTGATGCTGGTGCTGCTGATCATGTTGATCATCACGATCCCGATCCAGATGCACTCGGTCCGGATGGACCTGCCGGTCGGCAATCCGCCGCCGCCGGCGACACCGCCGGAAGCCGTGCAGATCGACATCGCGGCCGACGGCGCGACGACCTGGAACGGCGCGCGCGTGCTGGATCGCACGACGCTCGAGCAGAAGCTCGCACGCGTCGCCGCGGAGCCCGTGCAGGCGGAAATCCGTTTGCGTCCGGACAAACTCGCGCCGTACCGGGCCGTCGCCGGCGTGCTGACGAGCGCGCAGCGCGTCGGTGCGACCAGGATCGGCCTGATCGGCAACGAGCAGTACATGCCGTGA
- a CDS encoding ExbD/TolR family protein, which produces MAMNVGQDDNDDVIANINTTPLVDVMLVLLIIFLITIPVVTHTIPLELPKETVQPLETAPKSVEIAVNRDGQFFWGETLVDGPTLLVKLKGISQMSPQPDVHVRGDENTRYEFIGRVVTACERSGIAKVSFITEPPARGG; this is translated from the coding sequence ATGGCCATGAACGTCGGGCAGGACGACAACGACGATGTGATCGCCAATATCAACACGACGCCGCTCGTCGACGTGATGCTGGTGTTGCTGATCATTTTCCTGATCACGATTCCGGTCGTGACTCATACGATTCCGCTGGAGCTGCCGAAGGAAACGGTGCAGCCGCTGGAGACGGCGCCGAAAAGCGTCGAGATCGCGGTGAATCGCGACGGGCAATTCTTTTGGGGCGAAACGCTTGTAGACGGCCCGACGCTGCTCGTCAAGCTGAAGGGCATCTCGCAGATGTCACCGCAGCCCGACGTGCACGTGCGCGGCGACGAGAACACGCGCTACGAATTCATCGGGCGCGTGGTCACTGCGTGCGAGCGGTCGGGCATCGCGAAGGTTTCTTTCATCACCGAGCCGCCGGCGCGCGGCGGATAG
- a CDS encoding DHA2 family efflux MFS transporter permease subunit yields MTQTSIQHPPLRGGQLVVATFVVALATFMTVLDTSIANVAIPNLSGNLGVSVDEGTWVITMFAAANAVSIPLTGWLTQRIGQIKLFVGAILMFVFASWLCGIAPTLPFLLAARILQGIVAGPLIPLSQAVLLSSYPKEKSGTALSLWAMTATVGPIAGPLLGGWITDSYSWSWIFYVNIPVGLLAASVIWVIYRNRETPTKKMPIDIVGLVLLIAWVGTLQIMLDKGRDLDWFSSPVIIGLTIAALICFALFLIWELTEDNPIVDLRLFTQRNFLGGTIAISVSYALYFGNLVLLPQWMQEDLGYRAFDAGLVTAPVGIFTVLLSPFMGRLLRAIDARIIATLSFVGFAGVFFMRTQYITEIDTWHLVMPTLLQGIPAVLWFVPLIAIILSGLPPERIPAAAGLSNFVRIFCGAAGTSIAGTIWNNRTIMHHAHLTEQASVNNPVFTEQISTMHSLLNLDTPSAHALFDTIVNAQAAILGLDDFFYLSTFIFICIIPLIWITRPMKGESSDAASGAH; encoded by the coding sequence ATGACTCAGACATCCATCCAGCATCCTCCTCTCAGAGGGGGCCAGCTCGTTGTCGCTACCTTCGTCGTGGCACTCGCCACCTTCATGACCGTACTCGACACGTCGATCGCCAACGTGGCGATCCCGAACCTCTCCGGCAATCTCGGCGTTTCCGTCGATGAAGGCACGTGGGTCATCACGATGTTCGCCGCGGCCAACGCCGTGTCGATTCCGCTGACAGGCTGGCTCACGCAGCGCATCGGCCAGATCAAGCTCTTCGTCGGCGCCATCCTGATGTTCGTGTTCGCGTCGTGGCTGTGCGGGATCGCGCCGACGCTGCCGTTTCTGCTGGCCGCACGGATCCTGCAAGGGATCGTGGCGGGCCCGTTGATCCCGCTGTCCCAGGCGGTCCTGCTCAGTTCGTATCCGAAGGAAAAATCCGGCACCGCGCTGTCTCTGTGGGCGATGACCGCCACGGTCGGCCCGATCGCCGGCCCGCTGCTCGGCGGCTGGATCACCGACAGCTACAGCTGGTCGTGGATTTTCTACGTGAACATCCCGGTCGGCCTGCTCGCCGCGAGCGTCATCTGGGTGATCTACCGCAACCGCGAAACGCCGACGAAGAAGATGCCGATCGACATCGTCGGGCTCGTCTTGCTGATCGCGTGGGTCGGAACCTTGCAGATCATGCTCGACAAAGGCCGGGACCTCGACTGGTTTTCGTCACCCGTCATCATCGGGCTGACCATCGCGGCGCTGATCTGTTTCGCGCTGTTCCTCATCTGGGAGCTGACCGAAGACAATCCGATCGTCGACCTGCGGCTGTTCACCCAGCGCAATTTCCTGGGCGGCACGATTGCGATTTCGGTTTCGTATGCGCTCTACTTCGGCAATCTCGTGCTGCTGCCGCAATGGATGCAGGAGGATCTCGGCTACCGGGCGTTCGACGCCGGGCTCGTCACCGCGCCGGTCGGCATTTTCACGGTGCTGCTTTCCCCGTTCATGGGCCGTTTGCTGCGGGCGATCGATGCGCGCATCATCGCAACACTGTCATTCGTCGGCTTCGCGGGCGTGTTCTTCATGCGCACGCAGTACATCACCGAAATCGACACGTGGCATCTCGTCATGCCGACTTTGCTGCAGGGCATCCCGGCCGTACTGTGGTTCGTGCCGCTGATCGCGATCATCCTGTCGGGCCTGCCGCCGGAACGCATTCCCGCGGCCGCCGGCCTGTCGAATTTCGTCCGGATCTTCTGCGGCGCCGCCGGCACATCCATCGCCGGCACGATATGGAACAACCGGACCATCATGCACCACGCACACCTGACCGAGCAGGCGAGCGTGAACAATCCCGTCTTCACCGAACAGATCAGCACGATGCACTCGCTGCTGAACCTCGATACGCCGTCGGCACACGCGTTGTTCGATACGATCGTCAACGCCCAGGCGGCCATTCTGGGCCTCGACGACTTCTTCTATCTGTCGACATTCATTTTCATCTGCATCATCCCGCTGATCTGGATCACGCGGCCGATGAAAGGCGAATCATCCGATGCGGCGTCGGGCGCGCATTGA
- a CDS encoding enoyl-CoA hydratase/isomerase family protein — MSESRQEEVVYASYSSLAFDWPAKGVLRITLNRPERLNALDARGHDELARVWRDVDEDPRVAAVILCGAGKAFSAGGDFDMVEEMIDSFDARVRVWRESKDLVYNIINCSKPIVSAIHGSAVGAGLVAALLADISVAGRSARLVDGHTRLGVAAGDHAAIVWPLLCGMAKAKYHLMLCEPVNGEKAEQIGLVSVAVDDADVQQTALSIAIRLVNGAPSATRWTKYALNNWLRQAGPTFDASLALEMLGFGGEEVREGVKSFREKRAPEFPIDTPVSPTRRK; from the coding sequence ATGTCAGAAAGCCGGCAGGAAGAAGTCGTCTATGCGTCGTATTCGAGTCTCGCGTTCGATTGGCCTGCGAAAGGCGTCTTGCGCATCACGCTGAATCGGCCGGAGCGACTCAACGCACTCGACGCGCGAGGGCACGATGAACTGGCCCGGGTGTGGCGTGACGTCGACGAGGATCCGCGTGTCGCGGCCGTGATTCTGTGCGGCGCCGGCAAGGCGTTCTCTGCCGGCGGTGATTTCGACATGGTCGAGGAAATGATCGATTCCTTCGACGCGCGCGTGCGTGTATGGCGCGAATCCAAGGATCTCGTCTACAACATCATCAATTGCTCGAAGCCGATCGTGTCTGCCATCCACGGCTCGGCAGTGGGGGCGGGGCTGGTTGCCGCGCTGCTCGCGGACATATCGGTTGCCGGCCGCTCTGCACGGCTCGTCGACGGTCATACGCGGCTTGGCGTCGCGGCAGGAGATCACGCGGCGATCGTCTGGCCGCTGCTGTGCGGCATGGCGAAGGCCAAGTATCACTTGATGCTGTGCGAACCGGTGAACGGCGAGAAGGCCGAGCAGATCGGCCTCGTTTCCGTTGCCGTGGACGATGCGGACGTGCAGCAGACGGCGCTGTCGATCGCAATCCGGCTTGTGAACGGCGCGCCGTCTGCGACGCGCTGGACCAAGTATGCGCTCAACAACTGGCTGCGCCAGGCGGGGCCGACGTTCGATGCTTCGCTGGCGCTGGAGATGCTTGGGTTCGGCGGAGAGGAAGTGCGCGAAGGCGTGAAATCGTTCAGGGAAAAACGCGCGCCGGAGTTTCCCATCGATACGCCGGTGTCTCCAACACGACGCAAGTGA
- a CDS encoding MotA/TolQ/ExbB proton channel family protein: MAKRSLAALAACMLISTVALDALVVPQPAFAEASGPVAVAATASAPQAAADEPSPPPAPAATKAVENPYGLGALWKNGDFVARFVLILLVIMSMGSWYIMIAKFLEQFRANRRAKLADEQLWSAPSLSAGASLLDEASPFRFIAETAIEAGEHHDEALLEAVDRNTWIDVSVERAITNVSNRLQDGLAFLATVGSTAPFVGLFGTVWGIYHALTAIGIAGQASIDKVAGPVGEALIMTAIGLAVAVPAVLGYNFLVRRNKSVMERVRNFGAQLHTVLLAGSKRPVRAAGAPTASLVH; encoded by the coding sequence ATGGCAAAGCGTTCACTGGCTGCACTGGCGGCTTGCATGTTGATTTCCACCGTCGCGCTCGATGCGCTCGTCGTGCCGCAGCCGGCGTTTGCCGAGGCGAGCGGGCCGGTGGCCGTGGCCGCGACAGCGTCCGCGCCGCAGGCGGCCGCGGACGAACCTTCGCCGCCGCCCGCGCCGGCGGCGACCAAGGCCGTCGAGAATCCGTACGGGCTCGGCGCGCTGTGGAAGAACGGCGATTTCGTCGCGCGATTCGTGCTGATTCTGCTCGTGATCATGTCGATGGGAAGCTGGTACATCATGATCGCCAAGTTCCTCGAGCAGTTCCGCGCGAACCGCCGCGCGAAACTCGCCGACGAGCAACTCTGGTCGGCCCCGTCGCTGTCGGCCGGCGCGAGCCTGCTCGATGAGGCGTCGCCGTTCCGCTTCATCGCGGAGACCGCGATCGAGGCCGGCGAGCATCACGACGAGGCGCTGCTCGAGGCGGTCGATCGCAACACGTGGATCGACGTCTCGGTCGAGCGCGCGATCACCAACGTGTCGAACCGGCTGCAGGATGGCCTTGCGTTCCTCGCGACGGTCGGCTCGACCGCGCCGTTCGTCGGGCTATTCGGCACCGTGTGGGGCATCTATCACGCGCTGACGGCAATCGGTATCGCCGGGCAGGCGTCGATCGACAAGGTCGCGGGCCCGGTCGGCGAAGCACTGATCATGACGGCGATCGGGTTGGCGGTCGCCGTGCCGGCCGTGCTCGGTTACAACTTCCTGGTCCGCCGCAACAAGTCGGTGATGGAGCGGGTGCGCAACTTCGGCGCGCAGTTGCATACGGTGCTGCTCGCGGGCAGCAAGCGTCCGGTGCGGGCCGCCGGTGCGCCGACCGCGTCGCTCGTGCACTGA
- a CDS encoding TonB-dependent receptor domain-containing protein, with product MQNTSLYIKRGSAIALCLSGLATSWMPAAAQEAASSTATVTAPPNAASAAASLKTFVVTGSRIPRSEKEGATPVTVITGQDLESKGYRNVFDALQSQTQNTGFTQGADYGNTFTPAANALSLRGLGPNHTLVLVDGRRVADYPIAYDGNVNFVNLANIPSAMIDRIEILNGAASAVYGSDAIAGVVNIIMKKHIDGIEVNVKGGRTWDGGGGNGRLQVSGGKTFGALSTVFGLEIGKTNPVWSGQRDFMSSSTLEGEPPTKTWARQNLDTGRYVGAAGACGALAGIGAFGGTATVNSRNGAYCGSGGAQPSYWTTQTNNVSENLYGGVEYRLSDLVTLFGSVSTAWNQTENNTRGPSWTSAAATTGYFFNQETGANEAWTKRIAPQEIGGASVWNKRWDDVAGNLITGLRGKLPDSSWNYELTYSASGYQSRATVPRLLSNVDRYYLGPQLGTATDGAPIYAPNAARFATPLTPNQFASMYGESTSRNATWTQTFSLAANGNLLSLPAGPVRAAGVIEYGTQGFSNSIDPALNQGVYYNSAGATGASGNRKRYAAAVELRIPILSQLTANVATRYDDYSFAGTRNNKLTYDLGLEYRPLRELLLRGNYGTSFRAPDMNYIFMSQSKGYFESTTDYFRCNQSGKSLASCEYANVSPGSNFIQKGNANLKPENGKSWGAGFVLAPTPDIDLSADYYNIRIDNLVTTIDPDNLLRTEAACRAGQLGASSPNCVDALSRVIRNPLTAVLDPGAINTILVNPINAAMEKTTGFDLGGKWRFRLGRAGTFLLSANFTKVLSHKYQQYANSPVQDLLHSLANPTGNPEWPDKLMLSLTWSVPKWTSTVQLERYGKVPNAAQTAYLTPTTLANLSISHQFSRDTSLTFVMNNVFNTIKHDDSVGWPYYTVGYYMPYGRTLWLELSHHFS from the coding sequence ATGCAAAACACGTCGCTCTATATCAAGAGAGGGAGCGCGATCGCGCTCTGCCTGTCCGGCCTGGCGACATCGTGGATGCCCGCCGCGGCTCAGGAAGCCGCATCGAGCACCGCCACCGTCACCGCGCCGCCCAATGCGGCCAGCGCCGCCGCATCGCTGAAGACGTTCGTCGTGACGGGATCGCGCATTCCTCGCTCCGAGAAGGAAGGCGCGACGCCCGTCACCGTCATTACCGGTCAGGATCTCGAATCGAAAGGGTACCGAAACGTTTTCGACGCGCTCCAGTCGCAAACCCAGAACACCGGCTTCACGCAAGGCGCCGACTACGGCAACACGTTCACGCCGGCCGCGAATGCGCTCAGCCTGCGCGGCCTCGGCCCGAACCACACGCTCGTCCTCGTCGACGGCCGGCGCGTGGCCGACTACCCGATCGCGTACGACGGCAACGTCAACTTCGTCAATCTGGCCAACATTCCGTCGGCGATGATCGACCGCATCGAAATCCTGAACGGCGCGGCCTCCGCCGTATACGGCTCGGACGCAATCGCGGGTGTCGTCAACATCATCATGAAGAAGCACATCGACGGCATCGAGGTCAACGTCAAGGGCGGCCGCACCTGGGACGGCGGCGGCGGCAACGGCCGGTTGCAGGTGTCGGGCGGCAAGACGTTCGGCGCGCTGAGCACGGTGTTCGGCCTCGAGATCGGCAAGACCAATCCGGTCTGGTCCGGACAGCGCGACTTCATGTCATCGTCGACGCTCGAAGGCGAGCCGCCGACCAAGACCTGGGCACGCCAGAATCTCGACACCGGACGCTACGTCGGCGCCGCCGGCGCGTGCGGCGCGCTCGCCGGCATCGGCGCATTCGGCGGCACCGCTACCGTCAACTCCCGCAATGGCGCGTACTGCGGCAGCGGCGGCGCGCAGCCGTCGTACTGGACGACGCAAACGAACAACGTCAGCGAGAACCTGTACGGCGGGGTCGAATACCGGCTGAGCGATCTCGTCACGCTGTTCGGCTCCGTGTCGACCGCCTGGAACCAGACCGAGAACAACACGCGCGGCCCGAGCTGGACATCGGCCGCGGCGACGACCGGCTATTTCTTCAATCAGGAAACGGGCGCAAACGAGGCGTGGACCAAGCGCATCGCGCCGCAGGAGATCGGCGGCGCATCGGTATGGAACAAGCGCTGGGACGACGTCGCGGGCAACCTGATCACCGGCCTGCGCGGCAAGCTGCCAGACAGCAGCTGGAACTACGAGCTCACGTACAGCGCATCCGGCTACCAGAGCCGCGCGACGGTGCCGCGCCTGTTGTCGAACGTCGACCGCTACTACCTCGGCCCGCAGCTCGGCACCGCCACCGACGGTGCGCCGATCTACGCACCCAACGCCGCACGCTTCGCAACCCCGCTCACGCCGAACCAGTTCGCGTCGATGTATGGCGAATCGACCAGCAGGAACGCCACGTGGACGCAGACCTTCAGCCTCGCCGCCAACGGCAACCTGCTCTCGCTACCGGCCGGCCCCGTGCGGGCCGCCGGCGTGATCGAATACGGCACGCAGGGCTTCAGCAATTCGATCGATCCCGCGCTCAACCAGGGCGTGTACTACAACTCCGCCGGCGCGACCGGTGCGAGCGGCAATCGCAAGCGCTACGCGGCCGCGGTCGAACTACGCATCCCGATCCTGAGCCAATTGACCGCAAACGTCGCCACGCGCTATGACGACTACTCGTTCGCCGGCACCCGCAACAACAAACTCACTTACGACCTGGGGCTCGAATACAGGCCGCTGCGCGAGCTGTTGCTTCGCGGCAATTACGGCACGAGCTTCCGCGCGCCGGACATGAATTACATCTTCATGAGCCAGTCGAAGGGCTATTTCGAATCGACCACCGACTACTTCCGCTGCAACCAGTCGGGGAAATCGCTCGCATCGTGCGAATACGCGAACGTGTCGCCGGGTTCGAACTTCATTCAGAAGGGCAATGCGAACCTGAAGCCGGAAAACGGCAAATCGTGGGGCGCCGGCTTCGTGCTTGCACCCACACCGGACATCGACCTGTCCGCCGACTACTACAACATCCGCATCGACAATCTCGTCACGACCATCGACCCGGACAATCTGCTGCGCACCGAAGCCGCATGCCGTGCCGGGCAACTGGGCGCCAGTTCGCCCAACTGCGTGGACGCGCTGAGTCGAGTGATCCGCAACCCGCTGACGGCCGTGCTCGACCCCGGCGCGATCAACACGATCCTCGTGAATCCGATCAACGCCGCGATGGAAAAGACGACGGGCTTCGATCTCGGCGGCAAATGGCGCTTTCGCCTCGGCCGCGCCGGCACGTTCCTGCTGAGCGCCAACTTCACGAAGGTCCTGAGCCACAAGTACCAGCAGTACGCGAATAGCCCGGTACAGGACCTCCTGCATTCGCTCGCCAACCCGACAGGCAACCCGGAATGGCCGGACAAGCTCATGCTGAGCCTGACGTGGTCGGTCCCGAAGTGGACCTCGACGGTGCAGCTCGAGCGCTACGGCAAGGTGCCGAACGCCGCCCAGACCGCGTATCTGACACCGACGACGCTCGCGAACCTGAGCATCTCGCACCAGTTCTCGCGCGACACGTCGCTGACCTTCGTGATGAACAACGTGTTCAACACGATCAAACACGACGATTCCGTCGGCTGGCCGTACTACACCGTCGGCTACTACATGCCGTATGGCCGCACGCTGTGGCTCGAACTCAGCCATCACTTCAGTTGA
- a CDS encoding helix-turn-helix domain-containing protein — MVSPSDESMLVATSMGNRIRLLRRQLKLTLDVTAAAAGISKPFLSQIERGRAMPSIVTLVGIAKALGVTIDRFVGAPPDTPPACQCDSLQHFGIESLANAFAQLSHLASGTRLDARLFRIPGGQAAPEGASYAGEAFLYVMNGELELTLDDRTVVLKAGDTAHYESTPAQVWSNAANEEAVIVWVGAPTGT, encoded by the coding sequence ATGGTTTCGCCTTCCGATGAATCGATGCTTGTTGCCACCTCGATGGGAAACAGGATTCGCCTGCTGCGCCGGCAGCTCAAGCTCACGCTGGACGTGACCGCCGCCGCGGCCGGCATTTCCAAGCCGTTTCTGTCGCAGATCGAACGCGGACGCGCGATGCCGTCGATCGTGACGCTCGTCGGAATCGCGAAGGCGCTGGGCGTCACGATCGACCGCTTCGTCGGCGCACCGCCCGACACGCCACCGGCGTGCCAGTGCGACTCGCTGCAGCACTTCGGCATCGAGTCGCTCGCGAACGCGTTTGCGCAGCTTTCGCACCTGGCGAGCGGAACAAGGCTGGATGCGCGGTTGTTCCGGATTCCGGGCGGCCAGGCCGCGCCGGAAGGGGCGTCTTACGCGGGTGAGGCGTTTCTTTACGTGATGAACGGCGAGCTCGAGCTGACGCTGGACGACCGCACCGTTGTGCTGAAAGCGGGCGATACCGCGCATTACGAGTCGACCCCGGCCCAGGTCTGGAGCAACGCCGCGAACGAAGAAGCGGTGATCGTCTGGGTCGGCGCGCCGACTGGAACCTGA